The Gordonia mangrovi genome includes the window CTGTAACGAATCACTGAGCGTCACCGAAATGCAGCACAGAGGATCGTCCAGCCAGCGGCGATCGCAACGTGATCTGCCATACCCCTGAACTTCGGCCGAGAGATCCAGGCCCCCTTTGGTTCTCGCGGTCGTTGGTGTTCGTGTCCGTTATATGTGGAAAGGAGGTGACAACTATGGATCTGTTCGCAATTCTGACCGAGTTCGTCGGCGCAGCACTCGATTTCCTCGGCCAGTTCTACTGAGCCCGGGTAGGGTGATCGCCCGGCCTCACCGACATTGCGTGATGATCAACGCAAGCGAGAGTCGTTCCCCCCCTGAACTCTCTTTTCACTGATCAATCCCGTACTCGACTCGAGTACAACTCCGTAATCGCCCGGGGTGAGAACTTGCCTTTCTCACGCCGGCGGGAGATCGGACGGGATATTCGCAACGGCGGTGAGTCCGGGCGTTTCGCCGTCTCCAGGGTTCCGACACCCTCACCCTGGGGTCGTCCGACCGAAGCATCCCCATCGCTCCCGGGTGTGATCTGGATTACACTTACGCGGGTAATCCCAGGTCATCGGAGGGAGGTGCGCCATGTTCAGTCTGATCGCCGATCTCGTGTACGGCATTCTCAGTGCCGTCGGCAACTTCCTCTGGTGACCTCATCGATGCCGGCACCGCCACAGTGCGTCACGTGAGCGACGCGATCGCCCGGTCGGCGGTGCCGGGCGTGAAGTAGTCGATCGCCGGCAGGAGCGCCCGCAGCGCCGCGGGCGCGACCTCGCTGGGTTGGTGGGTCACCGCACGCAGAATCCACCGCGCCGCGTCGTCGACGGTGAGAGCATCCACATCGTCGTATTCGGCAGTTGGAGCGATCATCTCGGTCCGTACCAATGGGAAGTGCACGTTGGTGGCGCGCACACCCGGATGCGGCCGCTCCGCGTTGAGACTGCGTCCGAAGATCGCGAGGGCGCTCTTGGAACCTCCATACGCGGAGAATCGGGGGAAGGTGTTGGCCATCAACGCCCAGGTACAGACGTTCACCACCTGACCGCGGCCTCGATCGACCATGCCCGGCAACAACCCCAGACTCAGCTGTACAGCTGCGGAATAGTTGAGTTGCATCGTCCGCCGGTAGTCGTGCAGACGGTCGGTCGAGTCGATGATCGACCGGCGGATCGAGTGGCCGGCGTTGTTGACCAGGACATCCACCTCCCGCTCGACGAGGTACGCCACCAGTTCGGTGATCGCGGACTCATCCGACAGGTCGCAGACCTTATGCTCTGCTCCCGTCTCATCGGACAGGGTCTGCAATTCGTGCTTGCGCCGCGCCACCGCGATGACGTGGGCGCCCCGTTCGGAGAGCAACCGCGCCGCAGCTCGCCCGATCCCGGCCGACGCCCCCGTCACCACCACGGTCAGCCCCGCGACGTCGCGGCCGGGCCCGGTGAGCGCCTGCTCCACCGGAGCGGGTAGCAGCGTCCGGCGTTGC containing:
- a CDS encoding SDR family NAD(P)-dependent oxidoreductase, which codes for MPSLSAGLFDLMQRRTLLPAPVEQALTGPGRDVAGLTVVVTGASAGIGRAAARLLSERGAHVIAVARRKHELQTLSDETGAEHKVCDLSDESAITELVAYLVEREVDVLVNNAGHSIRRSIIDSTDRLHDYRRTMQLNYSAAVQLSLGLLPGMVDRGRGQVVNVCTWALMANTFPRFSAYGGSKSALAIFGRSLNAERPHPGVRATNVHFPLVRTEMIAPTAEYDDVDALTVDDAARWILRAVTHQPSEVAPAALRALLPAIDYFTPGTADRAIASLT